From the Kitasatospora atroaurantiaca genome, the window GCCAGGCCGGTATTCCCGTCGCGGCGTCGGCAGTTCGAGGAGCCAACGCCGCGACGCCAGAGAGGTCACCGCCGTCATGCAATGGTCCGCGAGATCCCGCCGGCATGTCGCAGGCGGCCGAGCGGATCCGTATCCCCGTCCTGGAGGCCGACGCCCCACGCAACCCGGAGGGTGCCCGGCGGCGCGTCATCGGCAGCCTCGCTCCACAGGTTGAAGGCAGCCACGACGGGTGAGCGGTCGCAGGGCCGGTCCTGCGGGGCGGCCGGGCGGGCGCCGGCCACGGACCGCGCCGGGAGGCGGGAACACGGACGTCGGCCGCCCTCTGCGGTACGGCCTCACTCGCGACCCCGCCGCGCAGCCCCCCGCCCGCGCGCGAGCCACTCATCGGCCTCCTCGCGCTGCGCCGGGGTCACCCGCTGGCCTGCGGACTTCACCGTCATGGACAGCGATTCCACCAGGCCCCGCACGCCGCGGGTCGGCAGCTCGTTCCCCAGCCGCCGCAGAGCACCGATGATGTCCCGCATCCGCCGATGCGCGACCCCCGGCGGATCGGAGACCTTCGGTGCGCGGGTCGTGGCGCAGTTGACGCGCTTTCCTCGCGTCGGCCTCATAAGCCCTCTCGGCCTCGCGGTCCCATGAAGCCCTGAGCCGCTGGTGCTCGAGGAACTCCTCCGCGCACGTGGCGATGACGTGCTCCGCCCGGTCCCGCTCCCGGGTGGCCTGCGTGTCGGCGCGTGCCGGCCAGGTGCGCACCGCCCCGACCTCACGGTCCCGCACAGCCTCCCACAGCTGCCCGAACACCCCGTCGCGGACATCCGGCGGGCGCGCCAGCCGGGCCGCAGCCCGGCCAACAGCACAGCTCGCCCGCCAAGACGCGAGCGGATCGCCGGCGCCAACCCCGCACAACGCATGACACACCTCTTGGACCAACTTCCCTCCTCCAGGACTGCACCGGGAGCGGGACGCCGCCGCCGCGCCCATCGTCGCGCGAATCCCGTAGGGTCGGCCAATGGCGAAGTACTTCGACGTGCACCCGCAGACCCCCCAGCCGCGCACCATCAGCACCGTGGCCGACAGCCTCCGCTCCGGGGCCCTCATCGCGTACCCGACCGACTCCTGTTTCGCCCTGGGCTGCCGCATGGGCAACCACGACGGCCTCGAACGGATCCGGTCGATCCGGCGTCTCGACGACCGCCACCACTTCACCCTGATGTGCGAGAACTTCGCCCAGCTGGGGCAGTTCGTCCACATCGACAACAACGTCTTCCGCGCCATCAAGGCCGCGACGCCGGGCAGCTACACCTTCATCCTCCCCGCCACCAAAGAGGTCCCACGCCGCCTGATGCA encodes:
- a CDS encoding L-threonylcarbamoyladenylate synthase, producing MAKYFDVHPQTPQPRTISTVADSLRSGALIAYPTDSCFALGCRMGNHDGLERIRSIRRLDDRHHFTLMCENFAQLGQFVHIDNNVFRAIKAATPGSYTFILPATKEVPRRLMHPKKKTVGVRIPDHTVTKALLAELGEPLVSSTLLLPGEDEPMTQGWEIKERLDHVLDAVVDSGDCGTEPTTVVDFSSGRADIIRHGAGNPTRFE